TCCCGAACACGGTCGCCTCCAAGCGCGCCGCCGCCGTGGCGTCCTGATCATCGTACAGGCCGCCGTACTGGTCCATGGTGAATTGATAGGAGGCGTGGCCCACCTGCTGCTGAATATATTTCGCATTGGCGCCGGCCTGAATCTGGAGCGCCACATAGGTGTGGCGCAAATCGTGAAAGCGGATCCGCCGCAATTCCGCCTTGGCCAATGCCGGGAAGAAGAAGCGGCGCAGGTAGCCTTTCGGATCCTGGGGCGTCCCCACGCTCGAGGGGAAAATGAAATCATCCGCCTCGACCTCCACCACCGCTTTCTCCGTCCGGGGCGCTCTCAGGACCGGGACCTCCT
This Candidatus Methylomirabilota bacterium DNA region includes the following protein-coding sequences:
- a CDS encoding tyrosine-type recombinase/integrase, producing EVPVLRAPRTEKAVVEVEADDFIFPSSVGTPQDPKGYLRRFFFPALAKAELRRIRFHDLRHTYVALQIQAGANAKYIQQQVGHASYQFTMDQYGGLYDDQDATAAARLEATVFGTDRKNVVGLLSV